Sequence from the Ochrobactrum sp. Marseille-Q0166 genome:
ATGACGGTGTTTGAACCACCGATGATTACAGTTTTGAGCTTCATTTCGTCACCGTTGCAGCTTGGCCTGCCGGCGTCAGCGAACCACAACGCCACACACCGTAAGTGCTTGCATCCCAATCAAAATAATAAGCGGCTGCGATCTGGCCACTATCCATCATCTGACGAAACCGACCGCGTGCCTTCTCGACCAGCTGTTCGCGATTATTGTCATTTGCCGGGCAGGCTTTGGAGGTATTCGCAAAACCCCATTCGGTGATCCAGCATGGCTTTCCATCAGCACCACCGCAGAAAGAGAGAGCGTTGCTAATGTGTTTCGCGCGCGCGGCCCGCGTGCCGCTGCTGCCCGGATAAATGTGAATACCATAGCCGTCGGCCACATCCTTAAGACCATATTTCTTGAGAAGATCGGTAAAGACGGTTGGATCGACGCTGTCTATTCCGCGCCGGTCAGCATCGATGAACGGAATATCGGACAAACCCGCAGATACAACTTTTGCTTTGGCGCTGTGCTTGGTCTTTGTCAGCTCCGTCCTGACAATGCGCAGAAGTTCGACGTATTTTTCTGCACCCTTTTCGACCAAAGGCAGGTCTTCCATCTCATCCAAGGAACGTGCGGTCTTCATCCTTTCCTTGGGCAGAATGGCAAGATCGCCATTATAGGCACCCCAATTGATCTCATTGCCGGGTTCAACAGCAACCAGTGGCGCCCCAAGTGCATCAATCTTTTGCAAGGCATCTGCGATCGCCTGCTGAAAGCGATCCGGCGATATATCTGAAAGCCGATACATATCCCAGATGCGCCCGCGACCGGAACGAGGCTTCGTTCCTTCAGGATAGAAATCCGCGTTATTGAGCGAAATTTCGAGCAGGATGGCCAAACCTTTTTCATGAGCAAGACGCACCGCATCGATACTCTGATCCACCGGTCGCGTGAGGGACAGCCGAACTGCCACCACGCCATTATCCACCATCTGATCAAAAATCTGCTCACGCTCTGCTGGCTTAAGCCAGGCCATATTGACCCGGTTGACGCCGAAGCGTGTATCGGCAAGAGCACTTTGAGGCTGGAGAGCCAACGACAAAGCGCCCACGAGCGCTATCATCGCCACCATCTCGCCCCTGATGCTCTTGCAGCTTGGCATCATCTTATCCCGATATCCTTGAGTGCGCCGTTGAAATTGGCTTCACATTCCGAATAGCGATTGATGGCAGCAGGCACATCAATCTTGGAAAGAAAGTCGCGCAGATAGGCCTTCTTCTGAGGTTCACGGTTCCAGACGCTTGCATCAATATGTGGAAAGCCGACGAAGCCGAGCATTTCTCGCATTCGGTCATCGACCGCGATCATCAGCCCCGGAACACCCGACTGCATACCGATGATAGTGCCGTGGAAACGACGGCTTAAACCGAAATCCTGACTGGAAATCCAGCTGCGCCATTTATGCGTATCGAAAAACACCAGCAGCTCGTTTTTGCGCTGCCACTTTTCCATGTGTTTGTAGTCGACAGGTGCGGTGATGCGGCTTGCAGCCTCATCGAAAGCTTGCGCATGATCTTCGCCTGCGATGTTCATGTTATAGACGATCACCTCGTCCTGAATGACATAGCTTGCAGCGCTGTCTTTTTCGAGCAGCGCATGTGCATCGACAATCGTATCGGCGACACTGCCGAGATAGCCGCCGAATGAGATTTTTTGCGCATCCGCGAGGCTCGGATCAGCAAGACGGCTCAGCGATAGCTTCATCTGCTCTGGTCGATAGTAGAGCGAAGGGCAGCCCGTCGGACGGACATATTTCATGCCCGCATCTTTCAGAAACGCTTCCGTAAAATGCCCGCGTGTGAGGAAGAAACTTTCCTTGCGGCGCAGAATTTCCAAAAACCGGCGCGTGCCTTCCGGCAATTCGGCTTTCAGATTTTCCTTCTTCTGAATGCCGATGCCCATCACGACAATTGGCA
This genomic interval carries:
- a CDS encoding glycoside hydrolase — encoded protein: MMPSCKSIRGEMVAMIALVGALSLALQPQSALADTRFGVNRVNMAWLKPAEREQIFDQMVDNGVVAVRLSLTRPVDQSIDAVRLAHEKGLAILLEISLNNADFYPEGTKPRSGRGRIWDMYRLSDISPDRFQQAIADALQKIDALGAPLVAVEPGNEINWGAYNGDLAILPKERMKTARSLDEMEDLPLVEKGAEKYVELLRIVRTELTKTKHSAKAKVVSAGLSDIPFIDADRRGIDSVDPTVFTDLLKKYGLKDVADGYGIHIYPGSSGTRAARAKHISNALSFCGGADGKPCWITEWGFANTSKACPANDNNREQLVEKARGRFRQMMDSGQIAAAYYFDWDASTYGVWRCGSLTPAGQAATVTK
- a CDS encoding polysaccharide pyruvyl transferase family protein; this encodes MRIMITGIPSYLMRTVESVSGATVKHRPYFEPIRTKKDVIDQVKKIANTGNYLIGEGAAYAVRGHDVTYVPFWHLANSLNSPDTYAKLNESFDLCLFASANLLRPGYAATTESFVFEKLNMPIVVMGIGIQKKENLKAELPEGTRRFLEILRRKESFFLTRGHFTEAFLKDAGMKYVRPTGCPSLYYRPEQMKLSLSRLADPSLADAQKISFGGYLGSVADTIVDAHALLEKDSAASYVIQDEVIVYNMNIAGEDHAQAFDEAASRITAPVDYKHMEKWQRKNELLVFFDTHKWRSWISSQDFGLSRRFHGTIIGMQSGVPGLMIAVDDRMREMLGFVGFPHIDASVWNREPQKKAYLRDFLSKIDVPAAINRYSECEANFNGALKDIGIR